In Bacillus sp. S3, the sequence ACAGAGTGTCGGCAATCCTACTGTTGCAACGATGGTCTTTTTCTCTATGCTGTTAACAGGCTTTGGCGTATATGACCGGCTGGGGCAATTTGCAGGGGCAGGAAGTGCCGTACCGGTTACCGGATTTGGAAACGCTGTTATTTCAGCAGCGATTGAACACCGGACAGAAGGATTTGTTCTCGGTGTGGGCGGGAATATGTTTAAACTCGCAGGCTCAGTCATTCTCTTTGGAGTATTCTCTGCGTTCGTTGTTGCATTGATTAAAACGCTGCTCGTAATTTGGGGGGTTTTGTAATTGTTAAAAGGGCATCAATCATGGGTATTCACAAATCGGCCAATGATTACAGCCACGGGTGTAACGGGCGGACCATTTGAAGCGAATGGAAAATTGGCGAATGATTTTGATTTATTATATGAAGACCTTTGGATGGGAAAAGAGTCATATGAGAAGGCACATCGTTTATTGCTTGAAGAGGCTATTAAACTGGCCTTGGAGAAAGGAAATATTCAAAAAGAACAAGTGCAATTTTTATTTGCCGGTGA encodes:
- the spoVAC gene encoding stage V sporulation protein AC: MPSKEKQQNMTPQQRNYQALQQKHELKRPVLKNCIKAFWVGGLICVIGQAVSYFYIYFFNFTEQSVGNPTVATMVFFSMLLTGFGVYDRLGQFAGAGSAVPVTGFGNAVISAAIEHRTEGFVLGVGGNMFKLAGSVILFGVFSAFVVALIKTLLVIWGVL